TCCCAGTAAATCGGCAATTTCATCCAAGGAAATTTCCTCGTCCCCTTGCTTGCCATACAAAACGACCTCATCATCGACATCTGCTTCTGTCGAATTCAGGCTGACCATGATTTGGTCCATGCAAACTCTGCCTGCAATCGGGTAGCGCGATCCGTTGTACAACACCTCACCACGATTGGACAAAAGGCGAGAATAGCCATCTGCGTATCCGATCGGCAGCGTTGCAATCCACTCGTCAGGCTGTGCTGTATACGTAGCACCATAGCTGACCGTGAATGGCTCATCTCCCTTTTTTACGTGGGCGATTCTGGTCTTGAGCGCCAGGGCTGGGGCAAGAGTGACATCCGCACGTTCTTTCATGTACAAAGAAGGATACAATCCGTATAAACCTATGCCTAAACGAATCGTATCATACCCCCAATCGGGAAATGCAATAGCCGCAGCCGTATTACAGCAATGAACGGTCGGCAATGCTTTATTTGCTTCACGCAGTGCTTGCAAAAAGGATTGAAACAAGTCGTGTTGTCGTCGCACATGGGTTGTATCTGGTTCATCCGCGCAGGCAAAATGCGTAAAAATGCCTGTCCACTTAAGCTTAGGGGATTCTTCAAGGGCACCGACCAACGCAAGCAAATCTTTCTTTGTCCGAACGCCCAAACGTCCCATGCCGGTATCGGTCTTCACATGAATCCCGACAGGCTTGTGATCGTTTTTCTGAAGAATGTCGTTCGCTTCCGTGATCCATTCGACGCTGTAAGCGGTTAACTCCACTTCCAGCTCGCTTGCAGTGACAATGGATTCGACAGGTGTGTATCCCAACACTAAAATCGGCGCTTTGATCCCTGCCCTCCGCAAAATAAGCGCTTCATCGAGCAATGCGACTGCAAGTGAATCTGCACCGCTCGCCAACGCTTCTTTTCCAACATGGACCGCGCCATGACCATACCCGTCTGCTTTCACAACAGCCATAATACCTGTTTTTTCTGGCAAATGACGTTTGAATGTCTCGAGGTTCGCCCGGATGGCATCCAAATCAACCTCTACCCAAGTGTCACGACAAAACGATTTCATTCCTATCTCCTCTTGTTCCCTTTTTTATAGTAAAACAAGCGTTCATTTAAATGACTGAGAAATTGCCTGGAAACCATCAGTGATTCCTTTTTGCCGCCTACAAGATAAAAATGACGGCCTTCATAAATTTGCTCGACTTCAGATAGCGGGTAGCTCTTTTCCTGTCCTGACATGGATATAATCAGGTGGGTCTTGGTCAGCTTGTACACCGGACGCAATACCGATTTGTACATAAACGGAGACAATCCAACAACAGCAATGGCAATGGCGAAAACAAGCACCTTGAATCGCGTGTCATTGGTCTGGAAAAATTGAGCGAGAATCATCATTCCCAGCACAAACATGATAGTCTCGTTAATGCGCATTTTCCAGCTTTTTCGCAGGAGCATGTCTTTGTAGGTCGATGCTTCCTGGTACAAAACTTCGTTAGACGGTTTCTTCATGTAAAGCATGCCACCTCATTCAATAAGTTACTCTGAATGTATCGTGTTTTCCCGCTGTGTGTCAATTCGCGGATTGTCCTTTCACCTCATTCGCACGTTGGTTTTTATGTACAAATCGACGCACATCGACCAATCCCAGAGAAAATAGAAAAGCAGATGGGATTGGCTCCCACCTGCTGACTTTTCTACTTGGATTTCTTCTGGTCTTTTTCCCCTTTTTCATGTCTTGGGAAAACGACTTTTTCAAAGCTGCCATCCACCATCTTTTGCACCATCGCTGTCAATTCCTCGCTGCGCTTGTCTGCTTGCTCCTGTGTGAGCTTGCCTGCCTTTACGGCTTCTTTCAGCTTAGCTTCTTGCTCACCTACCAAGAGCTTGATGACGTCATCCACTTTTACGCCTTGCTCCTTGGCGATGGTCGCCAATGATTTCCCTGCTTTTTGCTCTTCCTTCAGCTTGTCTGCATCCAGCTTGAGGAGGGACAGCAGTTCTTCATTTTTCCCGATACCCATTCCTTTACCCGGTCCACGTCCGTGATGCTTGTTTTGAACCATTTCTTTTACTCGCTCGCTCGCATTTTCATTCATCTTGTCTGCTTGCTTCTGCGTGAGCTTGCCTGCTGCTACCGCCTCTTTCAGCTTGGTTTCCTGTTGTTTTACCAACAAAGCCACCAGATCATCCACAGATACGCCTTGGGCCTCTGCGATTGTAGCCAGCGATTTGTCCGCTTTTAGCTCTTCTTGGAGCTTATCCGCATCCAGCTTTAAGAGGGACAGCAGTTCTTCGTTTTTCTCGAAGCCACCGATGAAGCCTCCTTTGCCGAAGCCTTTATCTGGTTTCATGTTTTCTACCTGTTTTTTTACGCGATCGCTCAGATTTTCAGACAGCTTATCTGCCTGCTCCTGCGTGAGCTTACCTGCTGTTACTGCTTCCTTTAGTTTGGCTTCTTGCTGTTCAACCAGAAGTGCGACGACATCAGCAGTGTCGACTCCTTGAGCTTGTGCAATCACTGCGAGTGTTTTTCCTGCCGCAAGCTCTTCTTTCAGCTTGTCAGCATCCAGCTTCAACAGCGAGAGTAGCTCTGTATTTTCTTTGAAGCCAACTCCACCGTGGTGGCCCATCTTGCCTGTTTTGAATTTTACTTCAGCGGGTTTATTCAATGAAGTTGGTTTTGCTGAATCGGCTGCCATTGCTCCGCCTATGCTCCCCAGACTCAGAACCACTGCCATCGTTCCCATCAGCATTCCCATTTTCGTTTTGCTAAACATATACACTCAACCCTTTCGTCTATGCTCGTGTAGTGTGCTTGTTCTTTGGTACAAGACCAAGTGTACATGGGTATTTTTAGATTCCCGTTTGAGAAAAAAGGAAAACTTGAGGGAAAATCGTAGAAAACTATGAAGGGCATTTGGGTTTGAGTCAACATAGTGGAGGAAAAGAAAAAGCACAGTTCTCTTCGACTCTGACACGCCAGCGGTGGTGATGGACTGTCCGTCTCCACTTCAAAAAGAGGACCGTCGAGCCAAAGCCACCCTACGGGCGGAAGTTTCTCAGAGAAGAAGTGTTCGACAAGCGTGGTCCTCTTTTTGAAGTTCCGACTGGGTAGGCGTTGTCAAGGTCTGCGAGCCCTGCGCTTTTTCTTTTCGCCAGCTTTTTGGATTCATCGCTCCCTTTAAAACTTGGAAGATCATCCTTTGAGTATCAACAGGGGGATTTTTCTTAGATAGTAGAACAAAGCCGCTTGGGAAGAAGTGCATTTCCAGTCCAAGCGCCTCTGGAGCCCACCTGAGCGTAGGATTGAATGTCGGGGAATTTCAGCTTCACTTATGAACTACTTCATCGAAACTTCTACGTTTGAAGCGCTCCCGACATTCAATCCGGAGCGGACAGTCTAACCCCTTGTAGGGCGTAGGCCGAAGCGTAGACTGGAAATGCGCTTCTTCCCCACCACTGCAGCTACTTTCCAAAGCAAGCAAAAAGAGGACGGCATTCACCGTCCCCTCTCCCACACTTTTATTTCGCGCTGAGGCCATATGTCGACTGTGCGACATTCACCATTTCTTCCTCAGGAAGATCCCCCGCGATTGTATATTCGATGCCGTCGAGCTCCCATGTCAGAAGTCGCTGATTTTCACCTGTCTGTGCAAGCACACCAACCGTAAAGCCGAGGTTTACAGGCATACCTTGCTCATACGACACGGATGCTGCTGTCGGGCGCCCTTCGATGACCTTGTAGTTGTAGGTCCCTTTGTAGGTCAAGATAACTTTTCTCTCCCCATCACGGGTGACTGGCTCGATATCTCCTTGCTTAACTCCTTCTGGTATATACGTAGGGACGATGACACCGAATTGGCTGTTCGGCTGTTTCACGACCTGTCCATTTGCTCGCGCCATTGTTGGGATCGTTGTCAACGAGCTCGTTGTCATGTTGCGCTCTTTGTCAAAGGAGTCTTTGTCAAACATAGGGTTGAACGAAAAATCAGTGAAATCAATCCGTACCAGCGGATTCATGCTAGCATCCATAATCTCGGCGTGCGTCGGTTTGAAATCTTCTGTCAGCCAAATTTTTTGCTTGGTCAAAGAACGATTGCCGCTGTAGTTCGCTTTCACTTCGAATACATACTGCTTTTCTTCCATCTTCATTTGGCGCTCAGTGTCATCGATAATGCTCTTGGCCAGCGTTTCGTATAGATACAACGGTCCGTTGTTCTCAGGCCAGCCACTTTGGAAGCGGAAGCTCTTGTTCAGATGAGGGGTCAGTACAAAGACTCCTTCATTGTTTCGCAAGATGATTTGTGTAATGCCACGCTGCTTCGAGGTGAGAGCTACCCGATAGTTGGTTGGCTTTTCATACCAGACCTGAACATCGTACTCCATGGGGGTAGAGCCTGTCTGCATGGTCAAAACAGCCTGAGACTTGTACCCAGTCATTTTTCCCAGCGTACCGTTCAGGTCGCTCACCACATCTTCTGGTGTTTTCTGACCGAAACAACCGCCGAGGAACAGGGTGAAAACCAACAATAACACCAGTGGTAAAGCTACCCGTTTCATTCAATGAACTCCTCCTTGTCAATATTTTCGACAAAGAAGGGCATCCCTGTCTATTTCCTGGGAAATCTGTCAGTCTCTCGCCCATGCAGCGCACATCGTGTCAATGGTTGCAAATGGATACGAAGTTGGCGATATATCGCTTGGATCGGCTACAGACTTAGCCTTCCTATGTAAGAGCAGGTAGTCCCTCCTGATCTACGCGATATAAATGTATGTCCATCCTCGTCCCAATATGCAGACAAGTTTATCGAGGTTGTTCAAACATCGATCGATCCTCTAGAATGACTTGTGCAATCGCATGCGTCTTGCTATGCGAAATGCTCACATGAATATGAATGCGGGCGGGGTCCAGATCGAGTTTGCTGTACACCTCGTGCTTTATGGTCATGACCGGCTTGCCCAAATGATTCGGGAGGATTTCCATATCCAAAAAGCTGAGTACGGCACCAATGCCTGTCCCAAGAGCCTTTGCTCCCGCTTCCTTGGCAGCAAATCTGCCTGCAGCCATTTCCGCCTGTCTTGTCTCTGACTTTCCATGCAGAAGCTGTTGTTCATCTGTGGTCAAAAAGTGTTTGATCGCACGCTCTTGTCTTTTTATCAAAGTAGCGATGCGCTCTATTTCCACTATGTCTACACCTGTTCCAATGATCATGAGCACTTGCCTCCTAGTGGCCTGATTTACGAATCACAGTATCATCCACTTCCACGCTTTTGCAAGTGCGAGGATAAAAACCACATTCCATGCATAGACTTTACGTAAAAAAATAAAACCCCCGCAAATTGCGAGGGCTTTTGTCCGCTGGCTCCTACTCAGTAGCTTGGCCAGAAGATTGTTGTGCAGCCGATTGTTGGTTTTGACGGCGAACTTCCGCAACATTTGTCTCACTTGCGAACTCAGTCGCAGCGCCTTGGGAAGCAGCGCGTTGTGCGGATTGTTGGTTCTGACTACGAACCTCTGCTGCGTTTGTTTCACTTGCGAATTCAGTCGCAGTGTTTGCTGCTTGGCTAGCTTGGTTCGCTTGGCCCATACCTCTGTTTTGTTTAGGCATCGTTACTTTCACCTCCTCGACGTCACTGAATATAATTTGTACAGCCCCCCATGTGTGTATCCATCCTTATTTTCCCAATTTGTGTTGTTGTTTACTTGCTTTGTCGCCACCGATCATTCATATTGGAAAGTGCAAGGCTTCTATTCTGCTTTTGAAAGGAGCAATTCTGTATGGCTCACAAGGTTATTATCTATACCCAAGTCACTTGCGGTCCTTGTCAGGAAGAAAAAATGTGGCTGACCTCAAACAACATTGCTTTCGAAGACAGAGACATCCGTCAAAACCAGGCTTATTTCCAGGAAGCCATTCAATTAGGTGCGAGCATGACACCTGTAACCTACATTGAAAAGGAAAACGGCGAGCAAACCGTTATCCACGGATTTGACAAGGAAGAACTAAAAAAAGCGTTGGATCTCAATTGATCCAACGCTTTTTACGACTGATCAGCCAAATGAAGGTTCACTTGCAGCTGATTTTTGTTTGACGATTGGCGACATATCCGGCAAGTTAGACAAAATTTGCTTAACTTCAGGTCCGCATTCTGCATTAACGGAGTAATATACCCACGGTCCCTTCCGACGCTCTTTGACCAAACCATGAGTTTTGAGCTTAGCCAAGTGCTGGGAAACAGAAGGCTGAGAAGTTTGCAAAATTTCCACGAGATCACGAACACATAAGGACTGTACTTGCAGGAGAGCCATGATCGTCAAGCGCGTCTTGTCACCAAGTAGCTTATAAGTCTCTGACAAAAACAGAACCTGCATCAAATCCATTTCCATAAGGATACCCACCTTTGCCTTACATATCTGTTTATCAGTATACTATATGGCTTATATGATGGGGAAGATAGAACGCAAAAGTTATGTGAACCCTGCTTATACATCTTGCTTTTTCATCGCCTCAATGATCTTGTCTGCAGTGCGCGCAGCCAGCGCCATGACTGTATTTGTCGGGTTGCTGCCACTCGAGGTAACGAACGTAGAAGCACCTGCTATGAAAAGATTGGGTATGTCATGTGACTGCCCATATTCATTCACAACAGAGGTCTCCCTGTCATTCCCCATCCGGCACCCCCCCATGAGATGAGCAGTATCAGACACCACATGCTCCGGCTGCCCCCCCATCGCTTCTATAATCCGGTTCATTTGCCCAATGGCATGCTTATAAAGCTGTTTGTCGTTCTCCTGATAACTGAACGTTACCGTAGGGACTGGCATACCGTATTCATCTTTTTCCCCTGAGAGCGTCACTTTGTTATCGGGATGAGGCAGTACTTCCCCAACTAAGGTGATCCGTGCGTACATATTGTAATCTAGCATGGTCTCTCGAAGTTGTTTTCCCCATAAATACGAGCCGTCTTCCCTCTCGGCAGCAATAGCAGCCGCCATCCCGACTGGACGTGACCCGTGTGCACTCAATGTATATCCGCGGGCAAACCCTCGTTCCCGGTCTGTCTCATAAAAATGCTGGGTCAAGGCAAGTACTGGTGTTCCCTTATACAACCGCACTTCCTCCGGGAGGCGTCCGTATACATCATGACTGGAGTGGGGCATAATGGCCTTCCCTACCCATCCGCTCGAATTCGCCAGCCCTTGCGGAAACTGCGCATTCGCCGAACTGAGCAGCAATCGGGGAGTCTCTACCACAAACCCGGCCAAAATGACCACACGAGCCATTTGCCTGTGCGTCAAACCATTATGGTTGAACAACACGCCACTGACCCGGTCGCCAGCCATTAAAATTTCCGTCACCATGCAGTCGGACAGCACCTCTGCCCCCTCCGCTATCGCTTTGGGGATATGATGAATCAACCCGCTGTACTTGGCATTTGGCATGCACCCTTGATTGCAAAAGCCACGATTGATACAGGGGGGACGTCCATCAAAAGGACCCGATAAAATCGCCAGAGGGGCGACCACACTCTCGATCCCGAGCTTCTCGCACCCTTCCCGGAACAGCTGGGCATTGGCACTGATGGGCTCCCGAACGGGGTACGGATACGGGCCTTGAAAGGTACCCCACGGGAAATGATCCGGACCTGAAACCGCAATCTCCCGTTCAATCTTGTCGTAATACGGGGCAAGATCCTGATATGTAATCGGCCAGTCTTCCCCTACGCCATCTACAGTCTTTGTCTTAAAATCACTCTCGTGGAACCGCAGGAACACCCCTGTAAAATGCACGGTGCCTCCCCCAATTCCTCGTCCTGAGTTGTTATGCCCCAAACGCAGTGGGTCTTTGCCTGCTACCAGCCTCGTTTCCTGCCAGGCCAATCTCCGCATCGACAGCTCATCACTGGCAAAATCGTGTTGCGGGTCCCAAAACGGCCCTGCTTCCAGTACGACTACACGCAACCCGGCCTTTGCCAACTCATAAGCCAGTACTCCCCCTGCCGCTCCAGCACCTACGATACATACATCTGCGTCATCAGCGTACTTTCTTTGATCCACAGGAGTCGGGCGATGAGTAATCGTATGATGGTCATGACTCGTCATTTGCTTTCGCCTCCCATGGGTCCGTCAATCCTTTTTCCACCCGTACATAGCCGCGCGGATAAGCGGGTCCGCCGTAGCCAATATCCGACCAAACCAACGGATGTGAATAGTACGCACTGACTGTGTCATGCAGCAACCGCTTGAAAAAATCTGCGGGAGCAAGGTCTTTCCACGCCTCCTGGTTTTGGATGCCCCCATTCGCGATGTGCTGAAGAACAGCATCCTGCTGGTCTAGCTTCAACGCAACAAAATCAGTTCCATAAGCAGCATGGCTCTCCGCATCAATCCCTTTCAAGCCAGAGCGATAGAGCTCTTTTTTGGGCGGAAGTCCGACTTTTCGTTGCGACTCGCCGATATTACTAGCCGTCGTATTATCCAGATGCTCCACCACAAAGGTCAGCACCTCCAAACGGTGATCATGGACCAATACGCCTACGACTGTCTGCAAGAGTAAGGATTCAGGCTTCGTAAAAAATTGGTTGGCAATCGCAGGCATTCGTCTGGCCCCTACTACTTTCCTGGTGTGAGCATCCCACTCTGTATGCTGGTCCCAAACATCATAGGATGGGTAACGTCCAGGCTTCTCCATGTCCTCTCACCCCTTCGAAAACGATTTTTACCAAAACAGCGCAAGAAGCCCTAATGCTGACATTGCTGTGATCAGTAAAGGAAGAATCACAGGAGGACCGACAAGAAAATTTTGACCTTGTGAATAACCTCCCACACGCTGCCCAACCCCGACCGTATGCAAATAGGCTCCGTACAAACCACCAGCCACACCAACCACCATCATCAAGGCAAACACCCAACGCAGCCACCCCGCATTCACAAACGATAAAACAATAGCAGTAACCGCAAATACAGGGAGCTCAAGCACAGGAATCCACATTGCCCAATGTCGGAAGTTTTGTCTGGAGTGAAAAAGTGTGACCTGAACCGCAATCAGGGCAAACGCCAATCCAGCAAAAAGAATGAGTACGCGTTCGATCGGCCAGCCATGCCACATGGAAACATCCTCCTTTTTATGTACGTTGCGCCTATTTTTTCCGTCCTTGCCAGGTCCTATTCTGCCTATTTCACTGCAAGCAGCGTGATGAATAGAAAAAAGCCTGCTGACCATTAACCAGCAGGCTTTCATTCCCTATGAAAAATAAATCAACGTCAGATACAAACCAATCAAGGTTACCGTCAATGTCGGTACGGTCAAAACAACCCCTGTCCGAAAATACTGTCCCCACGTAATCGTCACGTCTTTGCGTCCCAAGACATGCAACCAGAGCAAAGTGGCCAGTGATCCAATCGGGGTCATTTTCGGCCCTAAATCGCTCCCGATCACATTCGCATAAATCATGGCTTCCCGCAATACTCCGTCTGCCTGTGTCTCGGCAATCGCCAACGCGTTGAACATGACAGTCGGAAGGTTGTTCATGACAGAGGAAAGAACAGCAGCGAGAAAGCCTGTTCCCAAAGTCGTTGCTAATAAACCATGCCCCATGAACCAATCCAAGGTGTCCTTGACCAAGTCTGTCAATCTCGCGTTGTGTAGCCCCCACACCACGACATACATGCCAATCGAAAAAACAACGACTACCCACGGCGCTTCTTTTATAATCCGCCGCATGGTGATTGCTTCACTTTTTCTTGCAGCCAAGCAAAAAATGATGGCTGCCCCTGCAATGATGATAGACACCGGCGTATGGATGGACTCGCTTATAAAAAAGCCAATCAACAAGACCGCAAGAATCGGCCATGCTAGGCGAAACATTCTGTGGTCGCGAATCGCTTCCACCGGATTTTTTAGATGGGAAAGATCAATCTGCGCTGGGATGCTTTTGCGAAAATATAGGTACAAAACCAACAGACTTCCACCAATCGAAAACAAAGTCGGCATGATCATTTTGGCCGCATACGCAGCAAAGCCAATATCAAAGTAGTCAGCAGAAACAATATTCACCAGATTGCTAATCACAAAGGGCAAAGAACTCGTATCTGCAATGAACCCGCTTGCCATGACAAATGCCAAAACCGTTTTCCCATCCAACTTCAGTGCCCGCACCTGTGCCAACACAATCGGGGTCAGGATCAAGGCAGCCCCATCATTCGTAAACAAAGCCGATACGAGTGAACCAAGCAGGATGACATAAACGAACATAAGCCGCCCATTCCCTTTGGCAAAACGAGCCATATGGAGCGCAGCCCATTCAAAAAAACCGATTTCATCCAATACGAGCGAGATGATGATAATCCCGATTAGCGCTAGCGTCGCGTTCCACACAATGGTGGTTACCTCTGCGACATCACCGATCGTGACTACCCCGATCATCAAGGCCAACAGTGCTCCACCGACAGCCGGATAACCAATCGACAGCCCCCTCGGTTGCCAGATAACCAATATCAACGTAATCAAAAAAAGGAAGAATGAAATCCAAACCACTGCATGTATCTCCTTTCCAAAAACCAAAAAGAGCGGACCTCGAAAAGTCCGCTCTTCTACCATACTACATATGAAAATGATCCGAAACATCCAGCAATGGAATCTTTTAAAGTAAAATGTGGCCGCCTTCTACATGAAGGACCGTTCCGGTTACAAAACTATTTTGGAGCAGGTATAGTACGCTTTGTGCGACGTCTTTCGCTTGTCCAACTCGTTTCACAGGAAGCTTATCTGCCAATGTTGCATAGAAGTTTTCGCGCACTTCTTCAGGCATTTTACTGCGTGATGGCGTATCAATAATGCCAGGTGAAACGATATTCACTCGGATTGGCGCCAGTTCCAAAGCGAGGGTTTGCCCCAGATTCGAAACCGCCGCATTGACTGCACCAAGAGCAGACGAACCAATCATCGCTTTATAGGCGACAACCCCGGAGAATAAGGTGATAGAACCGTTTGTTGAAATCTTCGACGCACCGTATTTCGCCGCGTAATATTGGCCCCAAAATTTGTTGTCGAACAGCTTCCGCGCTTGGGCTGTATCCGTTTGAAGGAATGACCCACCTGATGTTTCCGCTGCGCTGACGACCAGATGATCAAACGCGCCTACTTTTTCAAAAAAGGCCTGAACTTGCTGCTCGTCGGTGGTATCCAGCGTATACGCCGACGCTTTGGAGCCCAAACTCTCTTTTGCCTTCTGCAATTTATCTTCGGAGCGGCTGGCAATGATCACTTCTGCACCAAGGGCTACTGCCTGTTTGGCTGTCTCCAAACCAATTCCGGAGCTTCCGCCGATGATGACTATCTTTTGATTGTGCAACATGATAGAATCTCTCCCTTTTACTGTGAGATTTTTATTAGAAACGCAATACCTGTTTGAGATGCGCCTCGAGCTCGGATACAAACCGATCGATCTGCGGATTTTTGATGACATCATAGCAAGCAAAGCTCTTTACAGGTTGCATGCCCAAAAATTCCTGTACGCGGTGCAAATGGCTGATTGCATCCTCTAGACTTTCTCCTTTAAAGAATTGGGTTGGATCGTTAAATGCTTTTTCTGGAGCATTCCAAGTCGTCGAGAACATATATTTTTTGTCGGTTAATAAACCGCCTCTTCCGTATTGATTAGCCCCCTTGAAAAACAAGCCGTACGCATATACCTCATCCATATATGTTTTCAATAATCCAGGGACACTGAACCAGTAGATAGGGGTTTGATAAATGACCATATCTGCCCAGAGAAATTTCTGTTGCTCTTCTTCGATTTTGTATCCATTTTGAATAATGGTAGTTCGTACATCGTTCTCTTTTTCGAGCAGACTCACCATATGATCCATCAACGTTTGGTTCAGTTTCCCCTCCGATGAGCCATATTTTTGGTGACCATTGATGATAAGGATTTTTTTCATTTTTCACATCTCCTTTACGTTAGGACTTTCAATTCGCTATGACGCCGATTTGCTGCATAAAAGTTAAATTGTCTTCCAGGTGCCAGTCTTCAACAAGCTTCCCATCCTTGATGCGCAAAACATCGATTGCCATAAATTGAATGGGCTTCCCGGTCAGAGGTTTTCCCATAAACTCGCCTTTGCTCGTACCCGTAAAGGAAAGACGAGCTGTTACCTTGTCTCCCACTACCAGTAAATCCTCCATTTTGCATTGCAAGTCGGGAACTGCTTTACGAAAGTTGCGAGAAGCGAATAACAAGCCATCGGGGCCTTGAGGTCTTCCTTTCGGCAACGTGTTATCTATGAAACTTGGGGAAACGGTTTGTGCAATGAGATCCTCATTCCCCGTGTTCCAGAATCCGTAGAAACGTTGTGCAGCCTGTACCATCTCGGTAGCTTTCGTTGAATCCAAAGAGGAATCAATCGTCATCGAAACGGGTTGAGGAAGATCCTTCAATAGTTGTACGTCTGTCTTGGCGGACAACACAGCCGTTTGTTTATCATAAGCAGACGTTTTCGAATCAGTAGCGCATGCTGTCGTGAGCAGCATCGTCCCGAAGATGACAGCAATACCAGCTATCGAACTCATTTTTTTGGTAAGTGGAATCATGTCGTTCTAATCAGCTCCTTATTTAGAGGGGAAGTATCGGTTGATATTGCTATTGTAATGACACTAACTTCATTTACGGAAGTAGTGATATTTATTTCATATAGTTTCCCAAAAGATACTATTGCGCTATAATAGCCAAAAACCCTACTAATTTTTTTGGAGGATATTCCGATGAACGTTATTGAGCCAATCGAACTGAACAAAGGAACCCCAGGGCAACCTTGCCCCATTGCCAAGACGCTTGACGTAATCGGGACCAAATGGACCTTTTTAATCATTCGGGACCTGCTTATAGAAGGAACGCTGCGTTTCAGCGACCTGCTGAAATCCATGGATGGGATTAGCCCAAAAACACTGTCGCTCAGACTGAAGGAATTGGAGGAGCACGGTATATTGGAGAGAAAGGTGTTTCCGGAAGTACCTCCGCGCGTGGAATATACGTTAACAGAGAAGGGGAAACGATTGGAAGGTATTTTCATTGAGTTGAAGAGGTTTGGCTTGCATTTATAAACGTTTTTCAAATCAAAAAGAGCGGACCTCGAAA
The window above is part of the Brevibacillus antibioticus genome. Proteins encoded here:
- a CDS encoding SDR family oxidoreductase, which produces MLHNQKIVIIGGSSGIGLETAKQAVALGAEVIIASRSEDKLQKAKESLGSKASAYTLDTTDEQQVQAFFEKVGAFDHLVVSAAETSGGSFLQTDTAQARKLFDNKFWGQYYAAKYGASKISTNGSITLFSGVVAYKAMIGSSALGAVNAAVSNLGQTLALELAPIRVNIVSPGIIDTPSRSKMPEEVRENFYATLADKLPVKRVGQAKDVAQSVLYLLQNSFVTGTVLHVEGGHILL
- a CDS encoding NAD(P)H-dependent oxidoreductase; translation: MKKILIINGHQKYGSSEGKLNQTLMDHMVSLLEKENDVRTTIIQNGYKIEEEQQKFLWADMVIYQTPIYWFSVPGLLKTYMDEVYAYGLFFKGANQYGRGGLLTDKKYMFSTTWNAPEKAFNDPTQFFKGESLEDAISHLHRVQEFLGMQPVKSFACYDVIKNPQIDRFVSELEAHLKQVLRF
- a CDS encoding ester cyclase; its protein translation is MIPLTKKMSSIAGIAVIFGTMLLTTACATDSKTSAYDKQTAVLSAKTDVQLLKDLPQPVSMTIDSSLDSTKATEMVQAAQRFYGFWNTGNEDLIAQTVSPSFIDNTLPKGRPQGPDGLLFASRNFRKAVPDLQCKMEDLLVVGDKVTARLSFTGTSKGEFMGKPLTGKPIQFMAIDVLRIKDGKLVEDWHLEDNLTFMQQIGVIAN
- a CDS encoding winged helix-turn-helix transcriptional regulator is translated as MNVIEPIELNKGTPGQPCPIAKTLDVIGTKWTFLIIRDLLIEGTLRFSDLLKSMDGISPKTLSLRLKELEEHGILERKVFPEVPPRVEYTLTEKGKRLEGIFIELKRFGLHL